The following DNA comes from Acidimicrobiales bacterium.
GTCGCCGCGGCGACCGACGAGTTCGGCGGCGTCGATGTGCTCGTCAACAACGCCTTCCACGGCGGCGACTACACCCCGTTCATGGACGGCGACCTCCAGGCGTGGCGCGACACGATGGACACCAACTTCTTCGGCACGCTGCAGCTGACCAAGGCCGTCGTGCCGTCGATGCGCGCCCGCGGCGGCGGCCACGTCGTGATGGTCAACACGATGTCGGTGCACCGGCCGCAGGAGGGCTACGGCGCCTACGCCGCGTCCAAGAGCGCGCTCTCCATGGCGACCAAGACCCTCGCCCTCGAGTTGGGCAAGGACGGGATCCGGGTCAACGCCATCCACCCCGGCTACATCTGGGGCGACTCGGTCG
Coding sequences within:
- a CDS encoding SDR family NAD(P)-dependent oxidoreductase, whose product is MRPGLLEGKVAIVSGIGPGMGRDIARRFAEEGADVVLSARRAKTMAKVADEVKELGGRALCVQCDISDNDACVALVAAATDEFGGVDVLVNNAFHGGDYTPFMDGDLQAWRDTMDTNFFGTLQLTKAVVPSMRARGGGHVVMVNTMSVHRPQEGYGAYAASKSALSMATKTLALELGKDGIRVNAIHPGYIWGDSVEWYFGELAKQRGVTAQEVYDEIAGETALKYLPHSSEIA